From Streptomyces sp. NBC_00683, one genomic window encodes:
- the leuA gene encoding 2-isopropylmalate synthase — translation MTAVNSAANAAESVNADDAAAPVNGPTPVTNATQLQKPSGMPVHKYRGYEAVDISDRTWPDNRITRAPRWLSTDLRDGNQALIDPMSPARKREMFDLLVRMGYKEIEVGFPSSGETDFAFVRSIIEEGAIPEDVTISVLTQAREELIERTVESLVGARRATVHLYNATAPTFRRVVFRGSKEQVKQIAVDGTRLVMEYADKILGDETIFGYQYSPEIFTDTELDFALEVCEAVCDVWQPEEGREIILNLPATVERSTPSTHADRFEWMSRNLSRREHVCLSVHPHNDRGTAVAAAELAIMAGADRIEGCLFGQGERTGNVDLVTLGMNLFSQGVDPQIDFSQIDEIRRTSEYCNQMEVHPRHPYAGDLVYTAFSGSHQDAIKKGFDAMEADAASQGKTVDDIEWAVPYLPIDPKDVGRSYEAVIRVNSQSGKGGIAYVLKNDHKLDLPRRMQIEFSRIIQAKTDAEGGEVTPNQIWSTFQDEYLPNPENAWGRVQIRSGQTTTDTDGKDTLTVQATVDGADTVLTGTGNGPISAFFEALQAIGIDARLLDYTEHTMSEGASAQAASYIECAIDGKVLWGIGIDANTTRASLKAVVSAVNRATR, via the coding sequence ATGACTGCCGTAAATTCCGCTGCGAACGCTGCTGAATCCGTGAACGCCGACGACGCAGCCGCCCCCGTCAACGGGCCCACTCCGGTCACCAACGCGACGCAGCTCCAGAAGCCGTCCGGGATGCCGGTCCACAAGTACCGCGGGTACGAGGCCGTCGACATCTCCGACCGCACGTGGCCGGACAACCGCATCACCCGGGCGCCCCGCTGGCTGTCCACCGATTTGCGCGACGGCAACCAGGCACTGATCGACCCGATGTCCCCGGCCCGCAAGCGCGAGATGTTCGACCTGCTCGTACGCATGGGCTACAAGGAGATCGAGGTCGGCTTCCCGTCCTCCGGCGAGACCGACTTCGCGTTCGTGCGCTCCATCATCGAAGAGGGCGCGATCCCCGAGGACGTGACGATCTCCGTCCTGACGCAGGCCCGCGAGGAACTGATCGAGCGGACCGTCGAGTCGCTGGTCGGCGCCCGCCGCGCCACCGTCCACCTGTACAACGCCACCGCGCCCACCTTCCGCCGTGTGGTCTTCCGCGGCTCGAAGGAGCAGGTCAAGCAGATCGCCGTGGACGGCACCCGGCTGGTCATGGAGTACGCGGACAAGATCCTGGGCGACGAGACGATCTTCGGCTACCAGTACAGCCCGGAGATCTTCACCGACACCGAGCTGGACTTCGCCCTGGAGGTCTGCGAGGCCGTCTGTGACGTCTGGCAGCCGGAGGAGGGCCGCGAGATCATCCTGAACCTGCCCGCCACCGTGGAGCGTTCGACGCCGTCCACGCACGCGGACCGGTTCGAGTGGATGTCCCGCAACCTGAGCCGCCGCGAGCACGTCTGCCTGTCGGTCCACCCGCACAACGACCGCGGCACCGCCGTCGCCGCCGCCGAACTGGCGATCATGGCGGGCGCCGACCGCATCGAGGGCTGCCTGTTCGGCCAGGGCGAGCGCACCGGGAACGTCGACCTGGTCACGCTGGGCATGAACCTGTTCTCCCAGGGTGTCGACCCGCAGATCGACTTCTCGCAGATCGACGAGATCCGCCGCACGTCCGAGTACTGCAACCAGATGGAGGTCCACCCGCGCCACCCCTACGCGGGCGACCTGGTCTACACCGCCTTCTCCGGCTCCCACCAGGACGCCATCAAGAAGGGCTTCGACGCCATGGAGGCCGACGCCGCCTCCCAGGGGAAGACCGTCGACGACATCGAGTGGGCGGTGCCGTACCTGCCGATCGACCCGAAGGACGTCGGCCGCTCGTACGAGGCCGTCATCCGGGTCAACTCGCAGTCCGGCAAGGGCGGAATCGCCTACGTCCTGAAGAACGACCACAAGCTGGACCTGCCGCGCCGGATGCAGATCGAGTTCTCCCGGATCATTCAGGCCAAGACCGACGCCGAGGGCGGCGAGGTCACGCCGAACCAGATCTGGTCGACGTTCCAGGACGAGTACCTGCCCAACCCGGAGAACGCCTGGGGACGCGTACAGATCCGCTCCGGCCAGACGACGACCGACACGGACGGCAAGGACACGCTCACCGTCCAGGCGACCGTCGACGGCGCCGACACCGTGCTGACCGGTACCGGCAACGGTCCGATCTCCGCCTTCTTCGAAGCACTGCAGGCCATCGGCATCGACGCACGTCTGCTGGACTACACCGAGCACACGATGAGCGAGGGCGCGAGCGCCCAGGCCGCCTCCTACATCGAGTGCGCGATCGACGGCAAGGTGCTGTGGGGCATCGGTATCGACGCCAACACCACGCGCGCCTCGCTCAAGGCGGTCGTCTCCGCGGTCAACCGCGCGACGCGCTGA
- the ybeY gene encoding rRNA maturation RNase YbeY: protein MSIDVNNESGTEVDEQAILDIARYALARMRIHPLSELSVIVVDTAAMEQLHIQWMDLPGPTDVMSFPMDELRPPAKDDEEPPQGLLGDIVLCPEVAKKQGEEADTGHSMDEELQLLTVHGVLHLLGYDHEEPNEKAEMFGLQAAIVDGWRGERGLTGPSPAPTVS from the coding sequence ATGTCGATCGACGTCAACAACGAGTCCGGAACCGAGGTCGACGAGCAGGCGATCCTCGACATCGCCCGCTACGCGCTCGCCCGGATGCGGATCCACCCGCTGTCCGAACTCTCGGTGATCGTGGTCGACACCGCGGCCATGGAGCAGCTCCACATCCAGTGGATGGACCTCCCGGGACCGACGGATGTCATGTCCTTCCCGATGGACGAGCTCCGTCCGCCGGCCAAGGACGACGAGGAGCCCCCGCAGGGGCTCCTCGGTGACATCGTGCTCTGCCCCGAGGTCGCGAAGAAGCAGGGCGAAGAGGCGGACACCGGGCACTCCATGGACGAGGAACTGCAGCTCCTCACCGTCCACGGAGTGCTGCACCTCCTCGGATACGACCACGAGGAGCCGAACGAGAAGGCCGAGATGTTCGGCCTGCAGGCGGCGATCGTCGACGGCTGGCGCGGTGAGCGCGGGCTGACCGGGCCGTCGCCCGCACCCACCGTCTCGTGA
- a CDS encoding hemolysin family protein gives MSVPLVTGVVLLLVVGWLAACAEAGIARTSSFRAAGAVRAGRRGSDKLSQVAADPTRYLNVALLVRVACEMSAGVLVTYACLSEFPETWEALAVAMGVMVLVSYVAIGVSPRTIGRQHPLNTATAAAYVLLPLARIMGPIPQLLILIGNALTPGKGFRKGPFASEAELRAMVDLAEQESLIEDEERRMVHSVFELGDTLVREVMVPRTDLVCIERYKTVRQALTLALRSGFSRIPVTGENEDDIVGVVYLKDLVRKTHINRDAEADLVSTAMRPAAFVPDTKNAGDLLREMQQDRSHVAVVIDEYGGTAGIVTIEDILEEIVGEITDEYDRELPPVQELENGCFRVTARLDIGDLGDLFDLDEYDDEDVETVGGLLAKALGRVPIAGASSAVDLPDGRRLRLTAESPAGRRNKIVTVLVEPEGTESG, from the coding sequence GTGAGCGTCCCCCTCGTCACGGGCGTCGTCCTTCTGCTCGTCGTCGGCTGGCTGGCGGCCTGTGCCGAGGCCGGGATCGCCCGGACGTCGAGCTTCCGGGCAGCGGGCGCCGTCCGGGCCGGCCGGCGCGGCAGCGACAAGCTGTCGCAGGTCGCCGCCGACCCCACCCGCTATCTCAACGTGGCCCTGCTCGTACGGGTCGCCTGCGAGATGTCGGCCGGCGTGCTCGTCACGTACGCCTGCCTGAGCGAGTTCCCGGAGACCTGGGAGGCGCTGGCCGTCGCCATGGGCGTGATGGTCCTCGTCAGTTACGTCGCCATCGGGGTCTCGCCGCGCACCATCGGCCGCCAGCACCCGCTGAACACGGCCACGGCGGCGGCGTACGTCCTGCTGCCGCTGGCCAGGATCATGGGCCCGATCCCGCAGCTCCTGATCCTCATCGGCAACGCGCTGACCCCGGGCAAGGGCTTCCGCAAGGGCCCCTTCGCCAGCGAGGCCGAGCTGCGCGCGATGGTCGACCTCGCCGAGCAGGAGTCGCTCATCGAGGACGAGGAACGCCGCATGGTGCACTCGGTCTTCGAGCTCGGCGACACCCTCGTGCGCGAGGTGATGGTGCCCCGCACCGACCTGGTCTGCATAGAGCGCTACAAGACGGTCCGCCAGGCGCTGACCCTCGCCCTGCGCTCCGGTTTCTCGCGGATCCCGGTCACCGGGGAGAACGAGGACGACATCGTCGGCGTCGTCTACCTCAAGGACCTGGTCCGCAAGACGCACATCAACAGGGACGCGGAGGCCGACCTCGTCTCCACGGCGATGCGCCCCGCCGCGTTCGTACCCGACACGAAGAACGCCGGCGACCTGCTGCGCGAGATGCAGCAGGACCGCAGCCACGTCGCGGTCGTCATCGACGAGTACGGCGGCACGGCGGGCATCGTCACCATCGAGGACATCCTCGAGGAGATCGTCGGCGAGATCACCGACGAGTACGACCGCGAACTCCCGCCGGTCCAGGAGCTGGAGAACGGCTGCTTCCGGGTGACCGCGCGGCTCGACATCGGCGACCTCGGGGATCTGTTCGACCTCGACGAATACGACGACGAGGACGTGGAGACGGTCGGCGGTCTGCTGGCGAAGGCTCTCGGGCGGGTCCCGATCGCCGGAGCCTCCTCGGCGGTCGACCTCCCCGACGGCCGCAGGCTCCGGCTCACCGCGGAGTCCCCGGCGGGCCGCCGGAACAAGATCGTCACCGTGCTGGTGGAACCGGAGGGAACGGAATCGGGATGA
- a CDS encoding MmcQ/YjbR family DNA-binding protein, which yields MTPQELRAFCLEFNASAEEFPFGPETSVFKVLGKMFALSALDARPLTVNLKCDPDDAVRLREEYTAIVPGWHMNKRHWNTVTVSGLPARMVRELIEDSYDLVVAGLPKAERLKLDRP from the coding sequence ATGACTCCCCAGGAGTTGCGGGCGTTCTGCCTGGAGTTCAACGCGAGTGCCGAGGAATTCCCCTTCGGCCCCGAGACCTCGGTCTTCAAGGTCCTCGGGAAGATGTTCGCCCTCAGCGCGCTGGACGCCCGGCCGCTGACGGTCAACCTCAAGTGCGACCCGGACGACGCCGTACGCCTCCGGGAGGAATACACCGCGATCGTGCCCGGCTGGCACATGAACAAGCGGCACTGGAACACGGTGACGGTCTCCGGGCTCCCGGCCCGGATGGTCCGGGAGCTCATCGAGGACAGTTACGACCTGGTGGTGGCCGGCCTCCCCAAGGCGGAACGCCTCAAGCTGGACCGGCCGTAG
- a CDS encoding helix-turn-helix transcriptional regulator produces the protein MASPAQNSTTARSVAGDKAHRLAELREFLMSRRARVTPAEAGLPDGGARRRTPGLRREEVAVLAGVGVSWYQWLEQGRDITVSPQVLDSVARVLRLNSAERRHLYVLAGLNPPAPEVDPADRDMCAGLTRLIDAWMPFPAHIMDRYWNTVLYNDAASAVLGMRPGIVQNCMIAFFTDPVYRARSTQWELIASQVVAQFRAACSDHPEDDGFRAVVAEARRLSTEFAALWDRRDVAPGGQVRKELQHPLVGTLSVESTQLRVPARPDLVIVLHTPLPDTGTEAKLQWLDSPEGRRGSMYPVPG, from the coding sequence GTGGCCTCACCGGCCCAGAACAGCACCACGGCCCGCAGCGTCGCCGGCGACAAGGCGCACCGCCTCGCCGAACTGCGGGAGTTCCTGATGAGCCGAAGGGCCAGGGTCACCCCGGCCGAGGCCGGACTGCCGGACGGCGGGGCACGCAGGCGTACCCCCGGGCTGCGCCGCGAGGAGGTCGCCGTCCTCGCGGGCGTCGGCGTCTCCTGGTACCAGTGGCTGGAGCAGGGCCGCGACATCACCGTGTCGCCCCAGGTCCTGGACTCCGTGGCCCGGGTGCTGCGGCTCAACAGCGCGGAACGCCGCCATCTCTACGTCCTGGCAGGCCTCAACCCGCCCGCACCCGAGGTCGATCCGGCCGACCGCGACATGTGCGCGGGCCTCACCCGGCTCATCGACGCCTGGATGCCCTTCCCGGCCCACATCATGGACCGGTACTGGAACACCGTGCTCTACAACGACGCGGCTTCGGCGGTGCTCGGCATGCGTCCCGGCATCGTCCAGAACTGCATGATCGCCTTCTTCACCGACCCGGTGTACCGGGCCAGGTCGACACAGTGGGAGCTGATCGCGTCCCAGGTCGTCGCGCAGTTCCGGGCCGCCTGCTCGGACCACCCCGAGGACGACGGGTTCCGAGCCGTCGTCGCCGAGGCGAGGAGGCTCAGCACCGAGTTCGCCGCGCTCTGGGACCGGCGCGACGTCGCCCCCGGCGGCCAGGTCCGCAAGGAACTGCAGCATCCACTCGTCGGCACACTCAGCGTGGAGTCCACCCAGCTGCGGGTCCCGGCCCGCCCGGACCTGGTGATCGTGCTGCACACTCCGCTGCCCGACACGGGTACGGAGGCCAAGCTCCAGTGGCTGGACTCGCCCGAGGGGCGGCGCGGCTCGATGTACCCCGTGCCCGGGTGA
- a CDS encoding cytidine deaminase: MTDSTDLGPEDRKIVTLARSVRARNGVPEGAAVRDETGRTYAAGTVALDSLKLSALQTAVAMAVAGGATSLEAAAVVSQAEAPSAEDRAAVRDLGGPDTPVLLAGPDGTLRTTVAAG; the protein is encoded by the coding sequence ATGACCGACAGCACCGACCTCGGACCCGAGGACCGCAAGATCGTCACCCTGGCCCGCAGCGTCCGCGCCCGCAACGGAGTGCCGGAGGGCGCCGCGGTACGGGACGAGACGGGACGTACGTACGCCGCGGGCACCGTCGCCCTGGACTCGCTGAAGCTCAGCGCGCTGCAGACCGCCGTCGCGATGGCGGTGGCCGGCGGTGCCACATCCCTGGAGGCCGCCGCGGTCGTCTCCCAGGCCGAGGCCCCCTCGGCCGAGGACCGGGCCGCCGTCCGTGACCTGGGCGGACCCGACACGCCCGTGCTGCTCGCCGGGCCGGACGGGACGCTGCGGACCACGGTCGCCGCGGGCTGA
- a CDS encoding M4 family metallopeptidase yields MQPRPNNGFHPVFCTIVPPHLLDKLSQADDPRLAGPARRTLRADAARRNRRRMTALAYTPEVPSTSDPVPSKPHRTLYDCRHGTDLPGHKVRDEGDEATQDASVNRAYAGLGATFELLLTAYGRSSIDGKGLPLIGSVHYDEKYNNAFFDGEQMVFGDGDGEIFLDFTVAIDVIAHELAHGLTQYTANLAYQGQSGALNESVSDVFGSLVKQYSLGQSAEQGDWLIGAGLLAPRVSGVALRSMKAPGTAYDDDVLGKDPQPASMDDYIETDEDNGGVHLNSGIPNRAFYLLATALGGNAWERAGQIWFDVLTGGALAQDAEFADFARLTVAAARSRFGEGDEAEAVLKAWSEVGVPTR; encoded by the coding sequence ATGCAGCCTCGACCGAACAACGGGTTCCACCCCGTCTTCTGCACCATCGTGCCGCCCCATCTCCTCGACAAGCTGTCCCAGGCCGACGACCCGCGCCTGGCCGGCCCCGCACGCCGCACCCTGCGGGCCGACGCGGCCCGGCGCAACCGTCGCCGGATGACCGCGCTGGCCTACACACCGGAGGTCCCGAGCACCTCGGACCCCGTTCCCTCCAAGCCTCACCGGACCCTGTACGACTGCCGCCACGGCACGGACCTGCCGGGCCACAAGGTCCGTGACGAGGGCGACGAGGCCACTCAGGACGCCAGCGTCAACCGTGCGTACGCGGGACTCGGCGCCACCTTCGAGTTGCTCCTCACGGCGTACGGCCGCAGCTCGATCGACGGCAAGGGGCTGCCGCTGATCGGCTCCGTGCACTACGACGAGAAGTACAACAACGCGTTCTTCGACGGCGAGCAGATGGTCTTCGGCGACGGGGACGGCGAGATCTTCCTCGACTTCACCGTCGCCATCGACGTGATCGCCCACGAGCTGGCGCACGGGCTGACCCAGTACACGGCCAACCTGGCGTACCAGGGCCAGTCGGGCGCGCTCAACGAATCGGTGTCCGACGTCTTCGGCTCCCTGGTCAAGCAGTACTCGCTCGGCCAGAGCGCGGAACAGGGTGACTGGCTGATCGGCGCGGGTCTGCTCGCGCCCCGTGTCAGCGGGGTCGCGCTGCGCTCGATGAAGGCTCCGGGCACGGCGTACGACGACGATGTCCTCGGCAAGGACCCGCAGCCCGCGTCGATGGACGACTACATCGAGACGGACGAGGACAACGGCGGGGTGCATCTCAACTCCGGCATCCCGAACCGCGCGTTCTACCTGCTGGCCACGGCGCTCGGCGGCAACGCGTGGGAGCGGGCCGGCCAGATCTGGTTCGACGTCCTGACCGGGGGCGCTCTGGCCCAGGACGCGGAGTTCGCGGACTTCGCCCGGCTGACGGTCGCCGCGGCGCGGAGCCGCTTCGGGGAGGGCGACGAGGCGGAGGCGGTACTCAAGGCGTGGTCGGAGGTCGGCGTTCCGACCAGATGA
- a CDS encoding protealysin inhibitor emfourin — protein sequence MRIQVSRTGGFAGIARRAEVDTSGRPDAAEWEALARAALAAGRDGPPAGVPDGFRYRITVGDRTVHCADPRLTEAQRTLIARILQEGA from the coding sequence ATGCGGATTCAGGTGAGCCGGACCGGCGGGTTCGCCGGCATCGCACGCCGGGCCGAGGTCGACACCTCGGGCCGGCCCGACGCCGCGGAGTGGGAGGCCCTCGCCCGGGCGGCGCTCGCCGCGGGCCGGGACGGTCCGCCCGCGGGCGTGCCGGACGGCTTCCGCTACCGGATCACGGTCGGCGACCGGACCGTCCACTGCGCGGACCCCCGCCTGACCGAGGCGCAGCGCACGCTGATCGCGCGGATCCTCCAGGAGGGCGCGTAG
- the era gene encoding GTPase Era, translating to MGAMSARPNTEAAAQQAENNAPHRAGFACFVGRPNAGKSTLTNALVGQKVAITSNRPQTTRHTVRGIVHRADAQLILVDTPGLHKPRTLLGERLNDVVRTTWAEVDVIGFCLPADQKLGPGDKFIIKELAGIKKTPKIAIITKTDLVDSKALAEQLLAVSRAGEELGFEWAEIIPVSAVKDQQVGLLADLIAPLLPESPPLYPEGDLTDEPEMVMVAELIREAALEGVRDELPHSIAVVVEEMLPREDRPADKPLLDIHANVYIERPSQKGIIIGPKGQRLKDVGTKSRKHIEALLGTPVFLDLHVKVAKDWQRDPKQLRKLGF from the coding sequence ATGGGCGCCATGAGCGCTCGACCGAACACAGAAGCTGCTGCGCAGCAGGCTGAGAACAACGCCCCCCACCGGGCCGGCTTCGCCTGCTTCGTGGGCCGCCCCAACGCGGGCAAGTCCACCCTCACGAACGCTCTGGTCGGTCAGAAGGTGGCGATCACTTCCAACCGCCCCCAGACCACCCGGCACACGGTGCGAGGCATCGTGCACCGTGCGGACGCGCAGCTGATCCTGGTGGACACGCCGGGTCTCCACAAGCCGCGCACACTGCTCGGGGAGCGGCTGAACGACGTCGTACGGACCACCTGGGCCGAGGTCGACGTCATCGGCTTCTGCCTGCCAGCCGACCAGAAGCTCGGCCCCGGCGACAAGTTCATCATCAAGGAACTCGCCGGGATCAAGAAGACCCCGAAGATCGCGATCATCACCAAGACCGACCTGGTCGACTCCAAGGCGCTCGCCGAGCAGCTGCTGGCCGTCTCCCGCGCCGGCGAGGAGCTCGGCTTCGAGTGGGCGGAGATCATCCCGGTCTCCGCGGTCAAGGACCAGCAGGTCGGCCTGCTGGCCGACCTGATCGCCCCGCTGCTCCCCGAGAGCCCCCCGCTCTACCCGGAGGGCGACCTCACCGACGAGCCCGAGATGGTCATGGTCGCGGAGCTGATCCGGGAGGCCGCGCTCGAAGGCGTACGGGACGAGCTGCCGCACTCCATCGCGGTCGTCGTCGAGGAGATGCTGCCCCGCGAGGACCGCCCCGCGGACAAGCCGCTGCTCGACATCCACGCGAACGTCTACATCGAGCGCCCCAGCCAGAAGGGCATCATCATCGGCCCCAAGGGCCAGCGGCTGAAGGACGTCGGCACGAAGTCGCGCAAGCACATCGAGGCACTGCTGGGCACGCCGGTCTTCCTGGACCTGCACGTGAAGGTCGCCAAGGACTGGCAGCGGGACCCCAAGCAGCTGCGCAAGCTGGGTTTCTGA
- a CDS encoding PhoH family protein, whose amino-acid sequence MTQSPTQPQARAQIRIPAAHPMVMLLGSGDSLLRVIETAFPAADIHVRGNEISATGSAADVALIQRLFDEMVLVLRTGLPMTEDAVERSIAMLRASGNGKGDDVETPAEVLTQNILSSRGRTIRPKTLNQKRYVDAIDKHTIVFGIGPAGTGKTYLAMAKAVQALQSKQVSRIILTRPAVEAGERLGFLPGTLFDKIDPYLRPLYDALHDMLDPDSIPRLMAAGTIEVAPLAYMRGRTLNDAFIILDEAQNTSAEQMKMFLTRLGFDSKIVVTGDVTQVDLPTGTKSGLRQVQEILEGVPDVHFSRLTSQDVVRHKLVGRIVDAYEKYDNAEGRDGRNGK is encoded by the coding sequence ATGACTCAGTCACCTACACAGCCGCAGGCGCGTGCCCAGATCAGGATTCCGGCCGCACACCCCATGGTGATGCTCCTGGGATCGGGTGACTCGCTGCTGCGCGTGATCGAAACGGCGTTCCCGGCTGCCGACATCCATGTCCGGGGCAATGAGATAAGCGCGACTGGAAGCGCGGCGGACGTCGCCCTGATCCAGCGCCTGTTCGACGAGATGGTGCTGGTGCTCCGCACCGGGCTGCCGATGACGGAGGACGCTGTGGAACGCTCGATCGCCATGCTCAGGGCGAGCGGGAACGGCAAGGGGGACGACGTGGAGACCCCCGCCGAGGTGCTCACCCAGAACATCCTCTCCAGCCGCGGCCGCACGATCCGCCCCAAGACGCTCAACCAGAAGCGGTACGTCGACGCCATCGACAAGCACACCATCGTCTTCGGTATCGGCCCGGCAGGCACCGGCAAGACCTATCTCGCGATGGCCAAGGCGGTCCAGGCCCTGCAGTCCAAGCAGGTCAGCCGGATCATCCTGACCAGGCCGGCCGTCGAGGCGGGCGAGCGGCTCGGCTTCCTGCCGGGCACGCTGTTCGACAAGATCGACCCGTACCTGCGCCCGCTGTACGACGCACTGCACGACATGCTCGACCCCGACTCGATCCCGCGGCTGATGGCGGCGGGCACGATCGAGGTGGCGCCGCTGGCGTACATGCGTGGCCGGACCTTGAACGACGCGTTCATCATCCTCGACGAGGCGCAGAACACCAGCGCCGAGCAGATGAAGATGTTCCTGACCCGGCTCGGCTTCGACTCGAAGATCGTCGTCACGGGTGACGTCACCCAGGTCGACCTCCCGACCGGGACGAAGAGCGGTCTGCGCCAGGTGCAGGAGATCCTGGAAGGTGTCCCGGACGTGCACTTCTCCCGGCTCACGTCCCAGGATGTCGTCCGGCACAAGCTGGTCGGCCGTATCGTCGACGCGTACGAGAAGTACGACAACGCAGAGGGCCGAGACGGCCGCAACGGGAAGTAG
- a CDS encoding tellurite resistance TerB family protein, with the protein MRSAKGQRAIRLRICGIRTVWDTTGDGEFFCPGCGGDRNYRRLAGRNRFTVLGLPLLRRGGTGPVIECAACRAHFPTDTLEHPTTTRFSAMLREAVHTVTLAVLAAGGTTSRTVLEAAAATVRDAGLDDCTQEQLFTIVEVLAADTGHGDGTDPAAEACGAALAIELHEVLKPLAPHLAVAGRETVLLQGARIALADGPYSPAEREVLTTVGGALQLCPGDTAELLAAAARTPS; encoded by the coding sequence GTGCGGTCAGCCAAAGGACAACGCGCCATAAGACTGCGCATCTGTGGCATCCGCACCGTATGGGACACCACGGGCGACGGTGAGTTCTTCTGCCCCGGCTGCGGAGGCGACCGCAACTACCGGCGCCTGGCCGGACGCAACCGCTTCACCGTGCTCGGCCTGCCGCTGCTGCGGCGCGGCGGCACCGGCCCCGTGATCGAATGCGCGGCCTGCCGGGCCCACTTCCCGACCGACACCCTCGAGCACCCCACCACCACCCGGTTCTCCGCCATGCTCCGGGAAGCCGTGCACACCGTCACGCTCGCCGTGCTCGCCGCGGGCGGAACCACCTCCCGTACGGTCCTGGAGGCCGCGGCGGCCACCGTCCGCGACGCCGGACTCGACGACTGCACCCAGGAACAGCTCTTCACCATCGTCGAGGTGCTCGCGGCGGACACGGGGCACGGCGACGGCACCGACCCCGCGGCCGAGGCCTGCGGCGCCGCCCTCGCCATCGAACTGCACGAGGTGCTGAAGCCGCTCGCCCCGCATCTGGCCGTGGCCGGACGCGAGACGGTCCTGCTGCAGGGCGCCAGGATCGCGCTCGCCGACGGCCCGTACAGCCCGGCCGAACGCGAGGTGCTGACGACGGTGGGCGGCGCGCTCCAGCTCTGCCCCGGCGACACCGCCGAACTGCTCGCGGCAGCCGCGCGCACACCTTCGTAG
- a CDS encoding MFS transporter, translating into MAIETPTTAPVGTDDPVNPAPARLSGRARLVLFVLCAAQFMVALDFSVLNVALPVLGKDLGLSTSGLQWAVTAFALPSGGFLLLFGRIADLYGRRRLFLTGLALFGASSLLATLAWDPASFLAGRALQGLGAAVIVPTGMSLLTTTFPEGPLRDRALGISGTLLSLGFTVGMVAGGVLTDTLGWRSTMGLLALASVTVLVLAPKVLAESRTPERPKLDVPGAVTVTGGLLALIYSLSTAAQRGFGDADVLVTLVVGVALLAAFGIVESRSAAPLVSLPMLRRRTVAFGNLGGLATFSMMSTVVFVLTLYLQEVLGLSAFGTGLVFGVQGIASVAAGMYASRVIGRFGARPTLVVSLLGQGLFIGALLALGEDSGVLLATVAVSLASMFHLGAIISYGVTVTSGVPDEEQGLATGLVTTTQQVGITVGIPLLGVLATTQGALFDGVRLVVASAAVILVAAGLAAGAGLRRAG; encoded by the coding sequence ATGGCGATCGAAACCCCAACCACCGCACCCGTCGGCACCGATGACCCCGTGAACCCCGCACCGGCCCGGCTCTCGGGCCGGGCCCGTCTCGTGCTCTTCGTGCTGTGCGCCGCCCAGTTCATGGTGGCGCTCGACTTCTCCGTACTGAATGTGGCACTGCCCGTCCTCGGCAAGGATCTGGGGCTCAGCACGTCGGGGCTCCAGTGGGCCGTCACGGCGTTCGCCCTGCCGTCCGGCGGCTTCCTGCTGCTCTTCGGCCGGATCGCCGATCTCTACGGCAGGCGCAGGCTGTTCCTCACCGGCCTCGCCCTGTTCGGGGCGTCCTCACTCCTGGCGACGCTGGCCTGGGACCCCGCGTCGTTCCTCGCGGGACGGGCGCTGCAGGGACTCGGCGCGGCCGTGATCGTGCCGACCGGGATGTCGCTGCTGACCACGACGTTCCCGGAGGGGCCGCTGCGGGACCGGGCCCTGGGCATCAGCGGCACGCTGCTCTCGCTGGGCTTCACCGTCGGCATGGTGGCGGGCGGTGTGCTCACCGACACGCTCGGCTGGCGCTCCACGATGGGGCTCCTGGCCCTCGCCTCGGTGACCGTGCTCGTCCTGGCACCGAAGGTGCTCGCCGAGTCCCGTACGCCGGAACGGCCGAAGCTGGACGTGCCGGGTGCCGTGACCGTCACCGGCGGTCTGCTCGCGCTGATCTACTCGCTGTCGACGGCGGCCCAGCGCGGCTTCGGCGACGCTGACGTCCTCGTCACGCTCGTCGTGGGGGTGGCGCTCCTGGCGGCCTTCGGGATCGTCGAGTCCCGTTCGGCGGCTCCGCTGGTCTCCCTTCCGATGCTGCGCCGCCGCACGGTGGCGTTCGGCAACCTGGGCGGTCTGGCGACCTTCTCGATGATGAGCACCGTCGTCTTCGTCCTGACCCTGTACCTCCAGGAGGTGCTGGGGCTCTCCGCCTTCGGGACGGGGCTGGTCTTCGGTGTGCAGGGCATCGCCTCGGTGGCGGCGGGGATGTACGCGTCGAGGGTCATCGGCCGCTTCGGCGCCCGCCCGACCCTGGTCGTCTCGCTGCTCGGTCAGGGCCTGTTCATCGGGGCGCTGCTCGCTCTGGGCGAGGACTCGGGTGTCCTGCTCGCGACGGTGGCCGTCTCGCTGGCCAGCATGTTCCACCTGGGCGCGATCATCTCGTACGGGGTGACGGTGACGTCCGGTGTCCCTGACGAGGAGCAGGGCCTGGCGACCGGTCTGGTCACCACGACCCAGCAGGTGGGGATCACGGTCGGCATCCCGCTGCTGGGCGTGCTCGCCACGACGCAGGGCGCGCTGTTCGACGGCGTGCGGCTGGTGGTGGCGTCGGCCGCGGTGATCCTGGTGGCGGCGGGCCTGGCGGCGGGTGCGGGTCTGCGGCGGGCGGGCTGA